From Microtus pennsylvanicus isolate mMicPen1 chromosome 10, mMicPen1.hap1, whole genome shotgun sequence, one genomic window encodes:
- the Mpc2 gene encoding mitochondrial pyruvate carrier 2 — translation MAAAGARGLRASYHRFMDKVELLLPEKLRPLYNHPAGPRTVFFWAPVMKWGLVCAGLADMARPAEKLSTAQSTVLMATGFIWSRYSLVIIPKNWSLFAVNFFVGSAGASQLFRIWRYNQELKAKGIQ, via the exons ATGGCAGCTGCCGGCGCCCGAGGCCTGCGGGCCTCCTACCACCGATTCATGGATAAAGTGGAGTTGTTGCTGCCAGAGAAATTGAGGCCGCTATACAACCACCCGGCAG gccCCAGAACAGTTTTTTTCTGGGCTCCAGTAATGAAATGG GGATTGGTGTGTGCAGGATTAGCTGACATGGCCAGACCTGCAGAGAAACTCAGCACAGCTCAGTCCACTGTGCTGATGGCTACAG GGTTTATTTGGTCAAGGTACTCACTTGTAATTATACCCAAAAATTGGAGTTTGTTTGCTGTTAATTTCTTTGTGGGCTCAGCAGGAGCCTCTCAGCTGTTTCGTATTTGGAG atATAATCAAGAACTCAAAGCTAAAGGGATCCAGTAG